CCTTCTTTCATGTTAAGCTCCCGTCTGAAGTCGCTCACCTTACAATCGTGCAGATCCAACTCTTCTCCTGCCACTTGAATATCGATGCCGATCCAATTGGCGGCATTGAGCACCTTAGCGAAGTATTCTGGATAGCCGTTCTTCCACCAACCTACACGGGTCTTGTCGGGATAATAGACTCCAGCTATATAGTTGCCTTGCAAGGAAGGCCCGCTGTACTTCTCTTCGAAATTGGCCCGCTGCCCAAAGGAGCCGTTACCCAGACTGAATAGGCTTTCAGAAATCTCGTTGTATTCGGGTCTGAATCCTTCTTCGATGATCGACCAAGGGTCGTGTTGGATATAGTTCTTCATTGGAGCTCGATTAGATTTGTAATGGTCAATTCTGTCAGGTCTGGGACTACAAGATCGGCTTCTGTGAGAATATGGGCCTCACCCACGCCAATGCATTTCATTCCTGCACGATGTGCGGCTTCTATTCCGGAACGGGCGTCTTCCAGAACGATGCATTTATCAGGTTCAAGAGCCAGCTTCTCTGCCCCTTTCAAAAATACTTCAGGATCTGGTTTGGCGTGTTTTACTTGATTTCCATCCACGATCGCATCAAATGCATGGTCCAGCCCCACCGCTTTGAGGATAGTAGGGGTATTCCGGCTGGAGGATCCTACAGCTATGTGTACCCCGTGGTCTTTCAATTCTCCGATGAACTGCATGACCCCAGGCAGGATATCATCAGCCGTCATCTGGGAGATGGCATTGACATACATCTTGTTCTTGCGATCGGTGAGTTCTGCAATCTCCTCATCGGTCTTCTCCATGCCGCCCATAGCGAGTATGCGCTTCATGGAATCGGTACGGCTTACTCCTTTCAAGTTCTCATTGTCAGCCTCAGAGAATGGAATGTCCAGCTCATCGGCCATGGCCTTCCATGCCAAGAAATGCGCATCGACCGTGTCAACGATCACACCATCCATATCAAATATCACCGCTTGCGGATAATCCATAAATACTCCTCTTCGAATTGGGCGAGCTAAATTAAGAGAGTGTGTGGATATGACACTATGATACTTTTACACCATCATGTATGACTTGATCGTAGTGGGAGGCGGTGCCGCTGGTTTTTTCGGAGCTATCCAGTTTGCAGAGCAGCGGCCAGAATCGCGGATCATCATCTTGGAGAAATCGAACAAGGTCCTTTCAAAGGTCAAGGTATCAGGAGGCGGACGCTGTAATGTCACCCATGCCTGTTTCGATCCGGCCGAGATGGTGGAGCACTATCCCCGAGGAGCCAAAGAGCTTCGAGGTCCTTTCCACCGCTTCCTGTGTGGGGATATGATGGCCTGGTTGGCCGATCAGGGTGTAG
This genomic window from Flavobacteriales bacterium contains:
- the pgmB gene encoding beta-phosphoglucomutase, producing the protein MDYPQAVIFDMDGVIVDTVDAHFLAWKAMADELDIPFSEADNENLKGVSRTDSMKRILAMGGMEKTDEEIAELTDRKNKMYVNAISQMTADDILPGVMQFIGELKDHGVHIAVGSSSRNTPTILKAVGLDHAFDAIVDGNQVKHAKPDPEVFLKGAEKLALEPDKCIVLEDARSGIEAAHRAGMKCIGVGEAHILTEADLVVPDLTELTITNLIELQ